In Vibrio sp. FE10, the following are encoded in one genomic region:
- the pstB gene encoding phosphate ABC transporter ATP-binding protein PstB, whose amino-acid sequence MFSINETLGYQAPLDVHNLKDEQIAISIEGLNLYYKESQALDDISMQIPKGQVTAFIGPSGCGKSTLLRCINRMNDLVEGCKVSGKVKLHGKNVYHPKVDVATLRRRVGMVFQRPNPFPKSIYENVVYGLRLQGVSNSRDLDDAVERSLRAAALWDEVKDRLHENAFGLSGGQQQRLVIARAVAIEPEVLLLDEPTSALDPISTLTIEELINELKTQYTVVIVTHNMQQAARVSDHTAFIHMGKLIEYSDTDSIFTSPLKNQTEDYITGRYG is encoded by the coding sequence AACCTTGGGCTACCAAGCGCCACTTGATGTTCACAACCTGAAGGATGAGCAAATTGCTATCTCGATTGAAGGGCTGAATCTCTATTATAAAGAGAGCCAAGCACTTGATGATATCTCTATGCAGATCCCTAAAGGGCAGGTGACGGCTTTTATCGGCCCATCGGGTTGCGGTAAGTCGACATTGCTACGCTGCATTAATCGAATGAACGATTTAGTTGAAGGCTGTAAGGTTTCTGGGAAAGTGAAGCTTCATGGTAAGAACGTGTATCACCCTAAGGTTGATGTCGCGACTCTACGACGTCGTGTCGGCATGGTATTCCAACGCCCGAATCCTTTTCCTAAATCCATCTATGAAAATGTAGTTTATGGATTGAGACTGCAAGGCGTAAGCAATAGCCGAGATCTTGATGATGCGGTTGAGCGCTCTCTGCGCGCAGCTGCGTTATGGGATGAGGTTAAAGACCGACTGCATGAAAACGCATTTGGATTATCTGGTGGCCAACAGCAGCGCTTGGTGATTGCTCGTGCGGTCGCGATTGAACCTGAAGTGTTGTTGTTGGATGAGCCGACATCGGCACTCGATCCGATTTCGACACTGACGATTGAAGAGTTGATCAACGAACTGAAAACTCAATACACCGTTGTTATTGTTACTCATAACATGCAGCAGGCTGCTCGCGTGAGTGACCACACCGCTTTTATCCATATGGGTAAGTTGATCGAGTACTCAGATACCGATTCTATATTTACTTCGCCATTGAAAAATCAAACAGAAGACTACATTACAGGTAGATATGGCTAA